One Algibacter sp. L3A6 genomic region harbors:
- a CDS encoding glycosyltransferase, protein MHKSKGPKWYAYAPYVREMNLWLKHVDEVEIVAPVTDMSISEIDIAYNHDHITLTQIPAIAFINISRGIKSLLALPYIFFKLWKACKRADHIHLRCPGNIGLLGCVVQVFFPNKVKTAKYAGNWDPNADQPKSYRFQKTILSSTKWTKKMTALVYGDWPNQTKNIKSFFTATYKDQDRTVPVTRDYTKALAFVFVGSLVTGKRPLLAIQIVEQLLSRGFECKLQIFGDGVLKPKLQQYIDDKQLGSSIVLHGNKTSETVKTALQSAHFTILASKSEGWPKALAEAMFFGVIPIATSISCVPNMLDYGNRGILIAPNVEDAVSKIVLALEANQGLVTLSKLASDWSQQYTLDVFESEIKKLLKA, encoded by the coding sequence TTGCATAAATCAAAGGGTCCAAAATGGTATGCTTATGCACCCTATGTGCGCGAGATGAATTTGTGGTTGAAACATGTAGATGAGGTAGAGATTGTTGCTCCAGTAACTGATATGTCCATTTCTGAGATAGACATAGCTTATAATCATGATCATATTACATTAACGCAAATACCAGCAATAGCCTTTATTAATATTAGTCGTGGAATAAAGTCATTATTGGCGTTACCATATATTTTTTTTAAACTTTGGAAAGCTTGTAAGCGTGCAGATCATATTCATTTAAGGTGTCCTGGTAATATTGGATTACTGGGGTGTGTTGTACAGGTTTTTTTTCCAAATAAAGTGAAAACAGCAAAATATGCAGGCAATTGGGATCCTAATGCAGATCAACCAAAGAGTTATCGTTTTCAAAAAACAATTTTAAGTAGCACCAAATGGACAAAAAAGATGACTGCCTTAGTGTATGGGGATTGGCCCAATCAGACTAAAAATATTAAATCCTTTTTTACCGCAACATATAAAGACCAAGATCGCACAGTACCTGTTACTCGTGACTATACAAAAGCATTAGCGTTTGTGTTTGTAGGGAGTTTGGTAACTGGTAAACGTCCGTTATTAGCTATTCAAATTGTGGAGCAATTACTAAGTCGCGGTTTTGAATGTAAATTACAAATATTTGGAGATGGTGTTTTAAAACCGAAATTGCAACAGTATATTGATGATAAACAACTAGGAAGCTCTATTGTTCTGCATGGTAATAAAACTAGTGAAACAGTAAAAACAGCTTTACAATCTGCTCATTTTACAATATTAGCTTCTAAGTCCGAAGGTTGGCCTAAAGCCTTGGCTGAAGCTATGTTTTTTGGAGTTATACCAATCGCAACGTCCATATCTTGTGTGCCAAATATGTTAGACTACGGTAACCGTGGTATACTTATAGCGCCTAATGTGGAGGACGCAGTTTCTAAAATAGTCTTAGCTTTAGAAGCTAATCAAGGGTTAGTAACGTTATCTAAATTAGCTTCCGACTGGTCACAACAGTATACTTTAGATGTATTTGAAAGTGAAATTAAAAAACTATTAAAGGCTTAG
- a CDS encoding glycosyltransferase family 2 protein, giving the protein MSISFSLVICTYMRSKAIVTLLESVALQTLYPNEILIIDSSTNTETEVALKNNTFKNLSYYKVDKDNRGLTKQRNFGISHAGNTMDVICFLDDDVILESDYFEKLLSTYKTHPEALAVGGYITNEVQWEVSDNRNNPSKFYYDGWMRNEPSRFKMRKKLGLQPDTAPGFLPTFAHGRSVSFLPPSGKIYDTELIMGGVSSYKKEVFQKIKFSTYFEGYGLYEDADFSLRLAKIGQLYINTNANLAHYHDGSGRPNQYNYGKMVVRNSWYVWKVKYPNPLFKATFKFYATELLLMNIRFTNIINSKEKLKAFTESLGRKVGLISLIFNKPKF; this is encoded by the coding sequence ATGAGTATATCATTTTCATTAGTAATTTGTACATACATGCGGTCCAAAGCGATTGTTACATTATTAGAATCTGTCGCTTTACAGACCCTGTATCCAAATGAAATTTTAATTATTGATAGTTCAACTAATACGGAGACTGAAGTTGCTTTAAAAAATAATACATTTAAAAATCTAAGCTATTATAAAGTTGATAAAGACAACAGAGGATTGACAAAACAACGTAATTTTGGAATTAGTCATGCTGGAAATACGATGGATGTCATTTGTTTTTTAGATGATGATGTCATTTTGGAATCAGATTATTTTGAAAAATTATTATCTACATATAAAACACATCCAGAAGCATTGGCGGTTGGTGGATATATTACAAATGAAGTTCAATGGGAAGTGTCAGATAACAGAAACAACCCATCAAAATTTTATTATGATGGCTGGATGCGTAATGAACCTTCGCGATTTAAAATGCGTAAAAAGTTAGGTTTACAACCAGACACAGCTCCAGGGTTTTTACCAACCTTTGCACATGGTCGATCGGTTAGCTTTTTACCACCTTCAGGAAAAATCTATGATACAGAACTAATTATGGGAGGCGTTTCTAGTTATAAAAAAGAAGTGTTTCAGAAAATTAAATTTTCAACCTATTTTGAAGGTTATGGGTTGTACGAAGATGCAGATTTTTCGCTAAGACTTGCTAAAATTGGGCAATTGTATATTAACACTAACGCTAATTTAGCCCATTATCATGATGGTTCTGGTCGTCCTAATCAATATAATTATGGTAAAATGGTGGTTAGAAACAGCTGGTATGTTTGGAAAGTGAAGTATCCTAATCCTTTGTTTAAAGCGACATTTAAGTTTTATGCCACCGAATTGCTATTAATGAATATTAGATTTACAAATATCATAAATTCAAAAGAAAAATTAAAAGCATTTACAGAGTCCTTAGGACGTAAGGTTGGATTGATTTCGCTTATCTTTAACAAACCTAAATTTTAA
- a CDS encoding exostosin family protein, which yields MLKLYTNKEFLTETYRRQVFPLLFDLAFMNNKTLLEHYILVDSVVDADVVVFPVDYAVFLKQNTTFINLLQSAKQHQKPIWIYTGGDYGFTNYIANSYTFRLGGFDSKLDSATNIMPSFINDPYTVYLPHEFSTLKKDKKPSIGFVGHAQSGILKYCKEYTNHLKHKVKRSLSRVLGDKQSFYPSSIKRANYLGQLASKGTLKTQFIFRNKYRAGSHTMLSQKESTQQFYDTIFNTAYTFCVRGVGNFSVRFYEALAVGRIPILLNTDCRLPLHNSIDWSKHILILDETKAESIEQQILQFHNSLSDIEFENIQKSNRELWLTTLRRDVYFVEIAKQFKTIA from the coding sequence ATGCTTAAACTATACACAAATAAAGAATTTCTAACAGAAACGTATCGACGTCAAGTCTTCCCGTTGTTATTTGATTTGGCGTTTATGAATAATAAAACTCTTTTAGAGCATTATATATTAGTTGATTCTGTTGTAGATGCAGATGTTGTTGTGTTTCCTGTTGATTATGCAGTGTTTTTAAAACAAAACACCACATTTATAAATTTGCTTCAATCAGCAAAACAACATCAAAAACCAATATGGATTTATACGGGAGGGGACTATGGCTTTACTAATTATATAGCCAATAGTTATACTTTTAGATTGGGTGGTTTTGATAGTAAATTAGATAGTGCTACCAATATTATGCCTTCTTTTATTAATGACCCTTATACGGTATATTTACCTCATGAATTTTCAACTTTAAAAAAAGATAAAAAGCCTAGTATAGGTTTTGTAGGACATGCACAATCGGGCATTTTGAAATATTGTAAAGAATATACCAATCATTTAAAGCATAAAGTAAAAAGAAGCTTAAGTAGGGTGCTAGGTGATAAGCAATCCTTTTACCCATCCAGTATTAAACGCGCTAACTATTTAGGTCAATTAGCGTCAAAGGGTACTCTGAAGACACAGTTTATATTTCGGAATAAATACAGAGCGGGGTCACATACAATGCTGTCGCAAAAAGAAAGTACACAGCAATTTTATGATACCATTTTTAATACGGCGTATACATTTTGTGTTAGAGGCGTCGGTAATTTTTCAGTTCGTTTTTATGAAGCATTGGCAGTAGGACGGATCCCGATTTTATTGAATACAGATTGTCGGTTACCTTTACATAATAGCATTGATTGGTCAAAGCATATTTTAATTTTAGATGAAACTAAAGCTGAAAGTATTGAACAGCAAATATTACAGTTTCATAATAGTTTATCGGATATAGAATTTGAAAACATACAAAAATCAAATCGTGAGTTGTGGTTAACGACTTTAAGACGAGACGTGTATTTTGTGGAAATAGCAAAACAATTTAAAACAATAGCATAG
- a CDS encoding FkbM family methyltransferase — translation MNIRKSFSRIVLRYNTIKAHPLTKDASLKGLYRYLIFNLSQTIKKRPQVYDWINGLQFYAEKGDAGIVGNIYYKLMDYEDSMFLLDHLKKEDLFVDVGANLGHYTLLASGICQSKTIAIEPIVSTLIKLKSNILLNNLEKKVTVLAMGVGDVKETLNFTTNITVMNTVSLTENSNTVKIEVDTLDSILENQPPSFIKIDVEGYEYKVLKGASHVLQQPQLKFLLVEFNNSGAKFNFKDEDVFELITQNGFKPIRYNPISKEIRTIKSYNRDKFNTLFIR, via the coding sequence ATGAATATAAGAAAATCTTTTAGCCGTATCGTATTAAGGTATAACACCATTAAAGCACACCCTTTAACAAAAGATGCTTCTTTAAAAGGGTTATATCGTTATCTTATTTTTAATTTATCTCAAACCATAAAAAAAAGGCCACAAGTTTATGATTGGATAAATGGATTACAATTTTATGCTGAAAAAGGGGATGCAGGTATTGTTGGTAATATTTATTATAAGTTAATGGATTATGAAGATTCAATGTTTTTATTGGATCACTTAAAAAAAGAGGACTTATTTGTTGATGTTGGTGCTAATTTGGGGCATTATACTTTACTTGCCAGTGGGATTTGTCAATCCAAAACAATCGCTATTGAGCCGATAGTATCCACATTAATTAAATTGAAAAGCAATATACTACTTAATAATTTAGAGAAAAAGGTAACTGTATTGGCTATGGGAGTGGGAGATGTAAAGGAAACTCTTAATTTTACCACGAATATTACTGTTATGAATACCGTTTCTTTGACAGAAAACAGTAACACAGTTAAGATCGAAGTTGATACTTTAGATTCTATTTTGGAAAACCAACCCCCTTCTTTTATAAAAATTGATGTGGAAGGTTACGAGTATAAAGTGCTTAAAGGGGCTAGTCATGTTTTACAACAACCTCAGTTAAAATTTTTGTTAGTAGAATTTAATAATTCTGGAGCTAAATTTAATTTTAAAGATGAAGATGTTTTTGAGTTAATTACTCAAAACGGATTTAAGCCTATAAGATATAATCCAATTTCAAAAGAAATAAGAACTATTAAAAGTTATAATAGAGATAAGTTTAATACCTTGTTTATTCGGTAA
- a CDS encoding glycosyltransferase family 2 protein → MIILVHDNNKVIQLLNTDLEPIDVSLSKHIATALIDLSKQFPETLIIWCHEAFVQSINTTALQSIFHHKRILASYNPSVVNYLPNQIGYVDREFYLKINKTKSYPSWVTSSNIGGVNTSVINYLVDQLNTKVSFDYFLNSLAKRAIVAGLFCYSEPKLLQENTTVIVEVQQASKNDLFLFVKQHYKWVWVFFLSICYFVYEKKIVLFPLLKSFFFKRLSQGFNLDGIVVESTKSIIEKKTIDVIIPTIGRKEYLYDVLKDLASQTLLPKNVIIVEQNTLLGSVSELHYLKTEAWPFTIKHTFTNQSGVVNARNIALSQVTSEWVLLGDDDNRFNQFLIEQLLAQILCYGVASGLTVYLQPHEKQTFFKTGQTPIFGGGNAIIKSSLLNTISFNPKYEFNYGEDTDFGMQIRLSGEDVAFFSDIKITHLKAPIGGYRTKVKQRWADDAIQPKPSPTIQLLYQTYFTDQQLLGYKLLLGLRSYKHSAIRNPMTYIKHFKKQWKRSQFWSRQLN, encoded by the coding sequence ATGATTATTTTAGTCCATGATAACAATAAAGTAATACAGCTTTTAAATACTGATTTAGAGCCAATCGACGTGTCTTTAAGTAAACATATAGCCACTGCTTTGATTGATTTGTCAAAACAATTTCCAGAGACTCTAATTATTTGGTGTCACGAAGCTTTTGTACAGAGTATAAATACCACAGCTTTACAATCTATTTTTCATCATAAACGGATATTGGCCAGCTACAATCCTTCTGTTGTTAATTATTTACCAAATCAAATAGGGTATGTTGATCGAGAGTTTTATTTGAAAATAAATAAAACAAAAAGTTATCCTTCTTGGGTAACAAGTAGTAATATTGGAGGTGTAAATACTAGTGTTATTAATTATCTAGTAGATCAGTTGAATACTAAAGTAAGCTTCGATTATTTTTTAAATTCCTTAGCTAAGCGTGCTATAGTTGCTGGTTTGTTTTGTTATTCAGAACCTAAATTATTACAAGAAAACACAACAGTTATAGTTGAAGTGCAACAAGCTTCAAAAAATGATTTGTTTCTATTTGTAAAGCAACATTATAAATGGGTTTGGGTGTTTTTTTTATCAATATGTTATTTTGTGTATGAAAAGAAAATAGTGCTATTTCCTTTACTAAAAAGTTTCTTTTTTAAACGGTTGTCACAAGGTTTTAATTTGGATGGAATAGTAGTAGAATCCACTAAATCAATTATTGAGAAGAAAACGATAGACGTTATCATTCCAACGATAGGGAGAAAAGAATATTTATACGATGTTTTAAAAGATTTAGCCTCACAAACGCTGTTGCCTAAAAATGTAATTATAGTTGAACAAAATACTTTGTTAGGATCCGTATCTGAATTACATTATTTAAAGACTGAAGCTTGGCCATTTACTATTAAACACACCTTTACTAATCAATCCGGTGTCGTGAATGCTCGTAATATCGCTTTATCTCAAGTAACAAGCGAATGGGTTTTATTGGGAGATGATGATAATAGATTTAATCAGTTTTTAATAGAACAATTACTTGCTCAAATTTTGTGTTACGGTGTTGCTTCAGGCTTAACTGTATACCTGCAACCCCACGAAAAACAAACTTTTTTTAAAACAGGACAAACGCCTATTTTTGGAGGCGGAAATGCTATTATAAAAAGCAGTTTGCTTAATACTATTTCGTTTAATCCGAAATATGAATTTAACTATGGGGAGGATACCGATTTTGGAATGCAAATTAGATTGTCGGGAGAAGATGTTGCTTTTTTTTCGGATATAAAAATCACGCATTTAAAAGCACCAATTGGAGGTTATCGTACTAAAGTGAAACAACGTTGGGCTGACGATGCTATTCAGCCTAAACCATCACCAACAATACAATTGTTATATCAAACCTATTTTACAGATCAACAATTATTAGGTTATAAATTATTGTTAGGTTTACGCAGTTATAAACATAGTGCTATTAGAAATCCGATGACTTATATTAAACATTTTAAGAAACAATGGAAGCGTAGTCAATTTTGGAGTCGTCAATTAAATTAA
- a CDS encoding glycosyltransferase family 4 protein, with amino-acid sequence MHIAYITSEYPHPQVSHAAGIATSIKNLAVTLVKKGTAVSVFVYHQKVDAVLEDQGVTIHLIAKKKYKLLTWYFYRKQLQKYINTIIKKENIDLIEAPDWTGITAFMNLKAPLVIRFHGSDAYFCKLDQRRQKFKNFVFEKKALKSASAYIAPTTFAGEETAKIFGLNRKKIKTIHNGLQLDQFNNETPESYEDKTLLYIGTIIRKKGVLELAEIFNKIIETEPLTKLTLIGGDAGDIKTGATSTYALMEAIFTDQAKANVSYLGKIPYTEVQDHIKKAHVCTFPSFAETLGMVTIESMALQKPVVNTSIGWAKELIDDGINGYLVHPSNIELFSQRILQLFNDQNLCLKIGSAAREKVDTTFDINTNVETNIAYYKTILV; translated from the coding sequence ATGCACATAGCTTATATCACATCCGAATATCCACACCCTCAAGTTAGTCACGCCGCAGGTATTGCTACTAGTATCAAAAACTTAGCAGTAACCTTAGTTAAAAAAGGAACTGCTGTTTCGGTCTTTGTTTATCATCAAAAAGTAGATGCTGTTCTAGAAGATCAAGGCGTAACAATTCATTTAATTGCGAAAAAAAAATATAAATTGTTGACATGGTATTTTTATAGAAAACAACTTCAAAAATATATTAATACTATCATTAAAAAAGAAAATATAGACCTTATCGAGGCTCCGGATTGGACAGGTATTACTGCCTTTATGAATCTGAAAGCGCCATTAGTAATACGCTTTCATGGTAGTGATGCTTATTTTTGTAAATTGGATCAAAGGCGACAAAAATTTAAAAATTTTGTTTTTGAAAAAAAAGCGTTGAAGTCTGCTTCGGCTTATATCGCACCAACAACATTTGCAGGAGAAGAGACCGCAAAGATTTTCGGTTTAAACCGAAAGAAAATAAAAACCATCCATAATGGTTTGCAATTAGATCAGTTTAATAATGAGACTCCAGAGAGTTATGAAGACAAGACATTGCTTTATATCGGGACGATTATACGTAAAAAAGGGGTGTTAGAATTAGCAGAAATTTTCAATAAAATTATAGAGACAGAGCCTTTAACCAAATTAACTTTAATTGGAGGTGATGCTGGAGATATAAAAACAGGAGCGACTTCTACATATGCATTAATGGAAGCCATATTTACTGATCAAGCCAAAGCTAATGTTAGTTATTTAGGTAAAATACCATATACAGAGGTGCAAGATCATATAAAAAAAGCACACGTGTGTACTTTTCCTAGTTTTGCCGAAACTTTAGGTATGGTTACTATAGAGAGTATGGCATTACAAAAACCAGTCGTTAATACTAGTATTGGTTGGGCCAAAGAGTTAATTGATGATGGTATTAATGGGTATTTAGTACACCCTTCGAATATTGAACTGTTCAGTCAACGTATTTTACAGCTTTTTAATGACCAAAATCTGTGTTTGAAAATAGGAAGCGCGGCAAGAGAAAAAGTAGACACTACTTTTGATATTAATACTAATGTGGAGACTAATATAGCATATTATAAAACGATTCTTGTATGA
- a CDS encoding UDP-glycosyltransferase, with product MKIDKKKVFVFFPDGVGLRNFAFTDFKSIGEAMGFDITYWNNTVFSLKDNLGFKEVKIDNHQIHPLTPIYSRARKRAELNVSRDKFNDEVYPTYKFPFSYKGVKNTFKSLYTKLLIGLYSSEKGIEKLRHKIDDLERENPKYAYCKAQLELHKPDLIFCTTQRATQSISALLAAKDLGIPTVTFVYSWDNVPKAMQVVNTDYYCVWSDHMKREVLQYYPFVKESQVFVTGTPQFEPHYDTSLKQSRADFFKHYNLDVNKKYICYSGDDETTSPLDQYYLEDLANAVRRLNAKGENLGIIYRKCPVDFTDRYNAVIENNKDIIEVLNPIWKQVGSQWNQVLPAKEDFKMLYNVCEHSEFVTNVCSSTVFDFVAHDKACIYYNYEQPQLKKGIRDIGQNYNYVHFRSMPSSEAAVFCKDKNDLEGLVKQILDGQLSNVEEGKKWYEVIVGKTPTEASKHIWEALHAVLTTK from the coding sequence TTGAAAATAGATAAAAAAAAAGTATTTGTGTTTTTTCCTGATGGTGTTGGATTACGGAACTTCGCCTTTACCGATTTTAAATCGATAGGTGAAGCCATGGGATTTGATATTACTTATTGGAACAATACTGTTTTTTCTTTAAAAGACAATTTGGGCTTTAAGGAGGTTAAAATTGATAACCATCAGATACATCCATTAACGCCTATATATTCTCGTGCTAGAAAGCGAGCCGAATTAAATGTGTCTAGAGACAAGTTTAATGATGAGGTTTATCCAACGTATAAGTTTCCTTTTAGCTATAAAGGGGTTAAAAACACATTTAAAAGTTTGTATACTAAGCTATTGATAGGCTTATACTCTTCAGAAAAAGGTATTGAAAAATTACGACATAAAATAGATGATTTAGAACGTGAAAATCCTAAATATGCCTATTGTAAAGCACAATTAGAATTACATAAGCCAGATTTAATTTTCTGTACAACACAGCGTGCCACACAATCTATTAGTGCCTTATTAGCCGCTAAAGATTTAGGGATTCCTACAGTTACTTTTGTGTATTCTTGGGATAATGTTCCCAAGGCAATGCAGGTCGTTAATACAGATTATTATTGTGTTTGGAGTGACCATATGAAGCGTGAAGTCCTGCAATACTATCCTTTTGTAAAAGAGTCTCAAGTATTTGTCACAGGGACGCCACAATTTGAACCACATTATGATACTAGCTTAAAACAAAGTCGAGCAGATTTTTTTAAACATTATAATTTAGACGTTAATAAAAAATATATTTGTTATTCTGGAGATGACGAAACCACGTCGCCTTTAGATCAATATTATTTAGAAGATTTAGCAAATGCTGTTAGACGTCTAAATGCAAAAGGTGAAAATCTCGGCATTATTTACAGAAAGTGTCCAGTCGATTTTACAGATAGATACAATGCAGTAATTGAAAATAATAAAGATATTATTGAAGTTTTAAACCCTATATGGAAACAAGTAGGGAGTCAGTGGAATCAAGTATTACCTGCAAAAGAAGATTTTAAAATGTTGTATAATGTTTGCGAGCATTCGGAGTTTGTCACCAACGTCTGTTCTTCAACTGTTTTTGATTTCGTAGCTCACGATAAAGCATGTATTTATTATAACTATGAGCAACCACAACTTAAAAAGGGTATTAGAGATATAGGACAAAATTACAACTACGTGCACTTTAGGAGTATGCCAAGCTCAGAAGCAGCTGTGTTTTGTAAAGATAAGAACGACTTGGAAGGCCTAGTCAAACAAATTTTAGATGGACAATTATCTAATGTTGAAGAAGGCAAAAAATGGTATGAGGTTATTGTTGGTAAAACACCAACGGAAGCGTCTAAGCATATTTGGGAGGCTTTACATGCTGTTTTAACTACTAAATAG
- a CDS encoding N-acetylneuraminate synthase family protein yields MNTYNKPYIIAEIGCNHKGDMQIAKELIQMAKIFCNVDAVKFQKRHNKELLTEAQYNSPHPNPTNSYGNTYGAHREYLEFDVNQHQELKDFCESIGIDYSTSVWDVTSAKEIASLDPKFIKIPSACNNNVKMLEWLCQHYQGDIHISTGMTTKDEIEDLVQLFKTHKRNKDLVLYNCTSGYPVPFEDVCLLDINFLLEKYSKDVKHIGFSGHHLGIAVDVAAYTLGAPVIERHYTLDRTWKGTDHAASLEPMGLRKLSRDLNAVHRALTFKSQDILPIEQVQRDKLKNQKD; encoded by the coding sequence ATGAATACATACAATAAACCCTACATCATAGCCGAAATTGGTTGTAACCATAAAGGTGATATGCAAATCGCTAAAGAGTTAATTCAAATGGCTAAAATCTTTTGTAACGTGGATGCTGTGAAGTTTCAAAAGCGTCACAATAAAGAATTATTAACAGAAGCACAATATAATAGTCCGCATCCAAATCCTACGAACTCTTATGGAAATACCTATGGCGCACATCGTGAGTATTTAGAGTTTGATGTTAACCAACACCAAGAGTTAAAAGATTTTTGCGAATCTATAGGTATTGATTATTCAACCTCTGTTTGGGATGTCACCTCTGCTAAAGAAATAGCTTCGTTAGATCCAAAGTTTATAAAAATACCATCAGCCTGTAATAACAATGTAAAAATGTTAGAGTGGTTGTGTCAACATTATCAAGGAGACATTCATATCTCAACTGGTATGACGACTAAAGATGAGATTGAAGATTTAGTACAGCTATTTAAAACACACAAGAGAAATAAAGATTTAGTATTATATAATTGTACTTCGGGATATCCTGTGCCTTTTGAAGATGTTTGCTTATTAGATATTAATTTCTTATTAGAAAAGTATAGCAAAGATGTTAAGCATATTGGTTTTTCTGGACATCATTTAGGTATTGCCGTAGATGTTGCAGCGTATACTTTAGGCGCTCCAGTTATTGAGCGTCATTATACATTAGATAGAACTTGGAAAGGGACAGATCACGCCGCATCATTAGAACCTATGGGGTTACGTAAATTATCAAGAGATCTTAATGCCGTGCATAGAGCTTTAACGTTTAAATCTCAAGATATTTTACCTATTGAGCAAGTTCAACGGGATAAGTTGAAGAACCAGAAAGATTAG
- a CDS encoding acylneuraminate cytidylyltransferase, with product MKKIGFIPLRKGSKGIVGKNKRKMVGRPLYTWVLGAALQSDLDLVYIYTDDQSIINFIAKEYHYTNKVKAVLRSDASATDTASTESAMLEFATQIDYDFDVFCLLQATSPFTTAIDINACLTQVENGKDSALTVVNTHRFLWNANGTPINYDYNNRPRRQDFEGLLIENGAVYTCTKQVLQNNKNRLGQNIGIVKMPEDSLQEIDSESDWIVVENLLIERQKQLKKAEKITHLVLDVDGVFTDGTITYTKDGEHTKSFDMRDGMGLEILRQFGIEVMIMTSEQSELVAKRMEKLQIKQVFLGVKDKYTLLKTLSIQQNFSLNNVAYVGDDVNDMANICSVGWSFAPQNAMTEIKTNADVVLSKPSGAGAIREACYFIKNYNKRY from the coding sequence ATGAAAAAAATAGGCTTCATTCCTTTGCGAAAAGGCTCCAAAGGTATCGTCGGTAAAAATAAACGTAAAATGGTTGGAAGACCATTGTATACTTGGGTTTTGGGAGCGGCGCTACAGTCTGATTTAGATTTAGTCTATATTTATACAGACGACCAGTCAATTATTAATTTTATCGCTAAGGAATACCATTACACAAACAAAGTAAAAGCGGTTTTACGTAGTGACGCAAGTGCAACAGATACAGCCTCTACAGAAAGTGCAATGTTAGAATTTGCAACACAAATAGATTACGATTTTGATGTATTTTGCTTATTACAAGCAACGTCGCCATTTACTACAGCAATAGATATTAACGCGTGTTTAACTCAAGTTGAAAACGGTAAAGACTCTGCATTAACCGTTGTTAATACGCATCGTTTTTTATGGAATGCAAACGGAACTCCCATTAATTATGATTATAATAACCGCCCAAGACGTCAAGATTTTGAAGGGTTATTAATAGAAAACGGAGCCGTTTATACGTGTACCAAACAAGTATTGCAAAATAATAAAAACCGATTAGGTCAAAATATAGGCATTGTAAAAATGCCCGAAGATAGTTTGCAAGAAATTGATAGCGAGTCCGATTGGATTGTTGTAGAAAACTTATTGATCGAACGTCAAAAGCAATTAAAAAAAGCTGAGAAGATCACGCATTTAGTGCTTGATGTCGATGGTGTCTTTACAGATGGAACGATAACTTACACTAAAGATGGAGAACATACTAAAAGCTTTGATATGCGAGATGGTATGGGATTAGAGATTTTAAGACAGTTTGGGATAGAAGTTATGATCATGACAAGTGAACAATCCGAACTGGTTGCTAAACGGATGGAAAAACTTCAAATTAAACAAGTGTTTTTAGGTGTTAAGGACAAATATACGTTACTTAAAACCCTATCTATACAGCAGAATTTCTCTTTAAATAATGTTGCTTATGTTGGAGACGATGTTAATGATATGGCCAATATTTGCAGTGTAGGCTGGTCTTTTGCTCCTCAAAATGCGATGACAGAAATTAAAACCAATGCTGATGTTGTATTGTCAAAACCATCAGGCGCAGGTGCTATTAGAGAAGCTTGCTATTTTATTAAAAATTATAACAAAAGATATTAA